The window ATAGTGTTGGTGTTGGGTCTTTTCTTTATTTTCCTACTTATCTAGAGTTTTATAGGTATACAGATATATTTACAGATTTTGGTGTTGAAAGAAGTATAGGTTTTTACATCCAGAACACATTCTATCCTAGGAACTGGTGGGGTGAGAGATTTTTTCCGAGACTCAAAGTGAAGTTTGATCACTATGAGAAACTTGGAGAATACTTAGGTTTTGAAGTACCTAGTATACCTTTGTTATCGAACTTGAATGTGAATCTTATAGTTGATCTTGAGTATGACAAAAAGTATGAACAGAAGGGAAGTTACATAGTTAATTTCATAGATCAGTATGGAAAAAATGATTATAGGGAGTACAGAACGTTTGGATGGTATTATAACCTTAAGCTTAACTATAGCGTTAGTGGTACTTCAGTGAGTTTTTCAACTGAAAATTTAAATGATCCGTTTTTACCTTCAAAGTTTTCATCACGTCGTGAGAGGTTTGATGTTAGAAGATTTATTTTTCCTAATGAGAACCTATTTTGGTCTCTTCCTGGTCCTAAGCAGAGTGTATCAAGAAATTTGAAAATATCTTATCAATATGGTATATCGTCTTTGAATTTAGGTATCGATTGGGTTTATCAACTTAGATCTGGTTATAGTATTACTAATACTAATAGTTTTGGTGTTGTTATAGTGAAAAATAAGACTAATAAGTATGAAAATGATTATTACAGGTATGATTTACAGAGGTTATCGGGACCATATTTGTATTATTCGGCTAATCTTGGTAATTTTATTTCGTATACATATGAGAAGAGTTATACTAATGTTTCTTTAAAGGATAATGTTACTCAGCCTAGAATATTCTCGAAATATACTACAAATGAATTTGTGATAGGAACTAACTACTTTAATACAAATCTAATTGTTGTACAAACGATGTACTTAACAAATTTTATTACAAACCGTGTTGGAAGCAATACAAACTATGTGATTAGTATTATTACAAACATCTCTACTAATTTTTTTGTCAGCACTAATCTTATTCGTTTTGTTAGCATAACAGATCTTACTAATAACACTAATTTAGGTTCTAATTTTGTGGGTATTAGCGGTACAACTAATTTGGTACAGTATGGATATTCTGCGAAGTTTATGACAAATATTTCTAGTTTTAAGTGGCTTCAGTTTAGTGTTTCTCCGTCTGCTTCTGTTTCTGTTGTACCTAATTCTGTTTATAAGGTAGAGGATGGAACACCGATAGAAGATACTTTTACTCATACTGAGTTAGTCAACATATCTGCTTTATTAGGACTTTTTAATAACGTACTTTCGATAAGTTCTTCGACAGGGATAAGAAATAATAATATATGGACTAGGACGGATAACATAAATAGAAAAAAACAAGATGATCTTAATTCTTCGGCTACACTGGGTATATCAAGCTCTGCGAGTTTGTCCGACGGATTTTTTAAAGGTACTTTTGTTTTTTTTGAACCTAGAGTTTCTGTATCTCATAATGTATCTTACAGACTTACATTACCAAAGTTTTTATCTCCAGAAGAGGATCCTTATGTTGATAATGTAATTGCTCATAATTTATCTGGTAGCGTTTATTTTAGGTTTTTAGATTTAACCGTGCTTTCGAATTCTCTTCTAAATTTCGTTGGTTTTTCTTCTGTTATACTTTCCACAGCTTTGTCTTATAATTTACTTTACCTGAAGAGTGAGATTAAGTACAAAGAGGATAAAAGTTATTGGACTAATAAGATTTCCAACCCTATAGGTGTAAATATTTCTTTTGGTCCTTTGTTTAATTATAGTATTTCTTATAGAGTAAAGCTTTCTAACGATATTGTGGTGTTTGATCCTGTAGGTGTTGGTATGTCGGGTGGTTTATCTGTTAGGGATTTATCATTACTGTATCTTATAAAAAAAGTAAATTTCATTAACATAAATTATCAACTTTTCTTTGACTACGTTAATCCAATAAATAATCGTTTTTCTCTTTCTTTTTCTATTGGGGGGAATATTGATGAAAATTGGAGTTTTGCTTTATCAACTAGTATAGTTAACAACAAGATTTTCAGATATGTTCCCGAGTATGCTTTAAGATACAATGTACCCCAGGTTAATATTATTCAGGATATAGTTGATGCTATAAATATTTTTGATATAAATGCCCTTAGAAGAACGCTCTTCAAAAACACGGGGGTTACGATATCTATTTTAAGAGATCTTTATGATTGGATTGCTTCGTTAAGCGGGGGTATTAGGTTGTATAAGGATGAAGTTAGAAACTTTGCTTTTTTTGAACCTTATGTTAGTTTTGAGGTTAAATCTAAAAAGAGTATAGGCATAGATGTACCTCCTATACAGCCGGAGTTGTATAGACTTTTTGAATAATTATGTTTTTACTCTTATGTTCTCAACGAAGTATAATAAGTCTGATAGAGATGTTACTGTTATTAGTTTGTCTATTTGCTTTAATAGTTTTTCATTTTTAGGTAAGTTAAGGATTTTTCTTAAGCTTTTTGCGTTCATTTCCTTTAAAAACTTTGATATTATGTTTCTATTCTGTATTTTGATCTTGGTGTTAAAAAGTATGGTTTTTAGATTTAACATTTTGGCTGGAAGTATGTCATTTTCTACTGAATTTCCGAAGACTATCAAGTTTGTAGTTGGTATCTTTTCTTCTTCTATTATTCTCTGTAATCCTCTTTTTGATGGTTTCTGGTATGTTGGTGGAAATTCCATAATATCACATATTAGAGAAGATACATTATTACAAATTGCTTGGTACCATATGCTTGCTACTGAAGTATCTTCAAAATCTTCATTGTTTTCGTTTTGATTTAGAAAGTTATCTTGAAGTGCATATATAGTATCAAAGTACCTGTCTATATCAAGTAATTTTATTCTTTGTTTTGTGACTCTTGATGGAGAGTTTGTAAAACCTATTATGATTATTCCCATATCTTTGAGTTTTTTTAGAAGTGTTAGTGCTCCATTGAGAAACTTAAGATTTTTTAATCGCCCTTGGTTGAATTTCATTCGCAGTGTGTTTATAAACGATACTTTTGAATTATTACTGCTGAAAGTGATTTGCTTTTTTAAGTGTTCTTTTAGTACTTCATAAGTTATGAATAAGTAATCGTTGTTTATGAATGTTTTAGTTGTTAGTTTTTTTATGAAAAATGTTAGGAATTCATCTTTGTTAAGTCCAAAATTTTCGTTTACAAATGACCCTATATAGTCTACTGTTTTTAGGTAGTAGTTTCCAAAGTCATATATAACATTATCGATTTCCATTATGATGTAAAGTTTTGTAGTTTCCATTTTTTGCTCCTTCTGGAGATTATCTTTATTTAGAATAAGAGATGTTTTTTTTTTCAACTTATTTGTTATTATCTTTTATTTTCCTTGATAATAGTACATATGAAATTTATTTCTTTTAGTAAGACTAAAATACTTTTTGATTTATCGAGTTTAGACGATGGAGTTGAGGCATTTGATAAGTATAATAGATTTTTGGTGCTTACTGGTAAAAATCACCTTAAGTTTTCAGATGGTTATCAGAAAATAGAGAAGTTTTTTTATTTACTTGGCAAAGAATACACTATTGTATCAGAGATTACTCCTAATCCTACTACTGAGCTTATCGATAGAATTTATGAACAAGTTAAGGCATATGAATTTGATGTAATAGTTGCGATTGGTGGTGGTAGTGTAATAGATAGTGCAAAAGGATTATCTCTTAAGATGTCTAATCCGAGAGTTGACATTTGGGATTATGCTGAAGGCAAAGAAACACTTCAAAAGGCCATACCCATAATTGCTGTGCCTACTACTGCTGGTACTGGTAGTGAGGTTAATAAAGTAGCCGTTTTAACAAATATTCAAAAAATTCAAAAACGATCTATAAAGATGGATGTTTTGTACCCAGAGTATGCTCTTATAATACCATCTATGACTTTAACAATGAATAGGTACTTGACAGGAATTACTGCTGTGGATGCTTTGTCTCATGCTATTGAATGTATGGTGAGTAAAAAGTCTAATTTTGTTACACAATCTCTTTCTAGAGAAGCTATAAGGATTATAATTAACAATATATTCAAAGTTTATAATAATGGTTCTAATCTAGAAGCTAGAAGAGATATGCAATTTGCTTCTGTTCTTTCTGGTCTTGCAATAGATATTAGCGGAGTAGGGCTTATGCATGCTCTTGAACATCCTATTAGTGCTAGATTCCCCCATATATCTCATGGTCAAGGGTTAGCAATAGTGTTTAAAAAAGTTGTGGAGCATAGTTTTCTTTTTGCTGTTGATAGATATAGAGAAGTAGCAGATGCTATGGGAATAAAAGTCAAAGGTAATAGCGACTTTTCTATAATGCACACAATACTTGATGCTATTGAATATTTACTTTCATATCTTGATCTAAACAAGAGGTTGTCGGATTTCGGGGTTCAAAAATCAGACATAAAGTATCTGGCTGATGATGTTGTGTCTTATATGACTACTTCTCTTAGCAATTCTCCTTATGTCCCTTCAAGGGATAGTATTGAGAAAATATACAAAGAAGTTTTGTAGTTTAGTACATTATTGCTGATAGGTAGCCTACAACATAGTCTTTGGTACCGCTAGTGTCTCCAGAATTTAATAGCTTTAGTACGTTTATCTCTTTGTTTTTTGTTTTTGCCATATACAAGAAGGTTCCGAGAGGGCCTGCACCACATGCTTCTATTTTCTTTTGGTTTAGCATACTTATGTATGCTTCAAAATCTTTTTCTCTTAGTATCTCTATTAATCTATTATCGATGATATATGCTTCTTTGTATGGGTGGTAGTGTGATAAATCTGTTGATACAACTATTAGTATTTTTAGATCCTTAAATTTTTCGAAAATCTCGTCTAGAACTTCAGTCATTGTCGTCATAAATATTCTGTTTTCTTCACCGTAGAGTATAGGTACTATTTCAATTTTACCGTCAGATATGTAGTGCAGAAATGGTAGTTGTACTTCTAGCGAGTGTTCTTCATCTTGGACTTTATAGGATACTTCAAATCCCTGTTTGTTTCTTAAAAATTCAGTAATATCTTTGTTAACTTTTAGAGGGCCAAGTGGTGTTTGATAATATTTCCTATCATCAACTATGAAAAAGTGTAAATAGAAATGATGACTTGGAGCAAGTATTATTGCAACATCATAGCTTTTATTTCTAATAGCTTTGTAAGAGTGAGCTGCTACTATACCTGAATACTTATAACCAGCGTGTGGCGATATTATTGCTATTATTTTTTTCTCTTCAACTTCCTTCGGTATATCTGATTCTTCTATGTAGTTTCTAATTATTTCTTCAAGTTTAAATTTTTCAGATGGATAAAAAGATCCAGCATAATTTGGTTTTCTACAACTTTTTCCATCATCTAACATAAATTAAATATACAAATTTGAAAACATTATGTCAATATTTTAGTTGATATAAATCACTCAATATAATGTGACACTTTTTTTAATTTACTGAATTTCTTTGTATGTCTATACAAATTATGTTAACTTATGTGCTTTAAAAAAAAACAGCACAAAAAACAGCAACCTCCAAACAACCATTTACAAAATAGAAAAATTACTAAGAATCCATATAAAATATATCTACAATGGATGTTTACAAGATACGTGAAAGAATAAACAACATAAAAAAAATGTTAGAAAGCGCGCTAGCACTTGCTAAAGATCCAAGAAGACAAGAGAGTATAAAGGCATCTCTTGTTTTAGTTATGAAGGATTTAAAGAAAATAGATGAAGGTACATTTACTGAAGAAGATCTTAAGAAATATGAATTTAGTACTAGAGAAGACAAAATCGAGCAGGTTGAAATCTCTTTTGATATACTTGAAACAATACCTAAAATTTCTCCATCTCCACACATAAGTGACAAGGAATTGGTTGATGTAAATAGTTATATGGATTTTTTCGAGAGAGAATACTTACCTTTATTTACTACTAAGTATCTTAAAGTTATTTTTTCTTATCAACACAAACTAGATTACTTCTTTTCTGAGTTTAGGAGAGTTCAAATGTTGTTTTCGAAATATGTTGAATTGATTGAAAATATTAGTAGAAGTGATAGTGATGCTTATATCTCTGAGATGCAGAAGTTGAGGAGGAAGAGGTTTAGAGAGCTTTTGTTTAACATAGACAAATTTTTTGAGGAGATACAAGAATTCTTAGAGAGTATTCTTGAGAATCCAACTTCTGATGGTATATTACTAGAACCACATTTTTTGATAGAGTTTGATTCTGATCAGAATAAAGTTATAAACAATATAGAAGCAATCGATGCTATAAAGGATATGTACAAGTTTGTAATTGAATTTAGAAACTACATAGGGGTAGTAGGAGTTTAGGAGGTTAAGATGGCTGATGTTAGGACAACAGTTTATAATACAGTAATAGGTGAGAATTCCTTCTTTGAAGGAAGGTTTATGGTCAATGGTAGTATTAGGATTGATGGGAAATTTGAAGGTGAGATGTTGAAGGTATCTCAGGTAACTATAGGAGTTAAAGGTAAGGTCAAAAGTAATATATCTGCTATGAGTGTTATTGTGGAGGGTATTTTGATTGGTAATATAGATGCGAAGGTTAGAGTTATGCTTTTACCAACTAGTAGAGTTTATGGAGATATCACAACACCTGAAATAATAATCCAACAAGGTGTGATATTTGAAGGGAAGATTAAGATAGTTCAGGATAGAAGTATATCTGTTAGAGATGAAATAGAGAGAATATATAGAGGAGCATGATGTATTTACGTAACTTAGCTAAGATACCAAATTATGTAAGTGGTACAAAAGATGTTTCTTGCAAGCTAAGGCTATCTTCTAATGAGAATAACTATGGTCCTTCACCAAAGGTTAGGGAGTTAATCAGGAAGATTTCTAAAGATGCTTATAAGTATCCAAATTCTTCTTATTTTTCGCTCAAGGAAATTTTATCTGATCATAATAAAGTTTCCGTTGATAACATAATACTTGGTAATGGTTCTGACGAAATTTTCTTATATTTGTTTTTTATATTTTTGGATGAAAATTCTTCAATAGTCACTCTTGAAAAAACATTTACTTACTACAAAATACTAGCGTCTATAGTTGGAGCTGAGGTTATAGAAGCTAGAAGAGGTAAAAATTTTTCAATATCTTGTGAAAATATATTGAGTTCAATAAGACCTTCTACGAAGATTGTTGTGTTTCCATCTCCTGATAATCCTACGGGTGTTATAACAAATAGAGAGTGTTTAGAAAAGATATTAGGCAGCATAAGTCCGAATACATTGTTTATTTTAGATGAAGCATATTTTCAATTTGTCCCTGAAGATAAGTATTGGAACTCTATAGAACTAATTAATAAATACGATAACCTTGTTGTTACTAGAACGTTTTCGAAGTTATACGGACTTGCAGGAGTTAGAATTGGGTATGGTGTTTGCTCTAGTAGTATAACGAAAATCTATGAGAAAGTCAGAATGCCGTTTAATTTATCACTTTTTGCTTCAGAAGTAGTAAAGCAAGCACTCCTTGATAA of the Brevinematales bacterium genome contains:
- the amrB gene encoding AmmeMemoRadiSam system protein B; translation: MLDDGKSCRKPNYAGSFYPSEKFKLEEIIRNYIEESDIPKEVEEKKIIAIISPHAGYKYSGIVAAHSYKAIRNKSYDVAIILAPSHHFYLHFFIVDDRKYYQTPLGPLKVNKDITEFLRNKQGFEVSYKVQDEEHSLEVQLPFLHYISDGKIEIVPILYGEENRIFMTTMTEVLDEIFEKFKDLKILIVVSTDLSHYHPYKEAYIIDNRLIEILREKDFEAYISMLNQKKIEACGAGPLGTFLYMAKTKNKEINVLKLLNSGDTSGTKDYVVGYLSAIMY
- a CDS encoding iron-containing alcohol dehydrogenase: MKFISFSKTKILFDLSSLDDGVEAFDKYNRFLVLTGKNHLKFSDGYQKIEKFFYLLGKEYTIVSEITPNPTTELIDRIYEQVKAYEFDVIVAIGGGSVIDSAKGLSLKMSNPRVDIWDYAEGKETLQKAIPIIAVPTTAGTGSEVNKVAVLTNIQKIQKRSIKMDVLYPEYALIIPSMTLTMNRYLTGITAVDALSHAIECMVSKKSNFVTQSLSREAIRIIINNIFKVYNNGSNLEARRDMQFASVLSGLAIDISGVGLMHALEHPISARFPHISHGQGLAIVFKKVVEHSFLFAVDRYREVADAMGIKVKGNSDFSIMHTILDAIEYLLSYLDLNKRLSDFGVQKSDIKYLADDVVSYMTTSLSNSPYVPSRDSIEKIYKEVL
- a CDS encoding HAD hydrolase-like protein, translated to METTKLYIIMEIDNVIYDFGNYYLKTVDYIGSFVNENFGLNKDEFLTFFIKKLTTKTFINNDYLFITYEVLKEHLKKQITFSSNNSKVSFINTLRMKFNQGRLKNLKFLNGALTLLKKLKDMGIIIIGFTNSPSRVTKQRIKLLDIDRYFDTIYALQDNFLNQNENNEDFEDTSVASIWYQAICNNVSSLICDIMEFPPTYQKPSKRGLQRIIEEEKIPTTNLIVFGNSVENDILPAKMLNLKTILFNTKIKIQNRNIISKFLKEMNAKSLRKILNLPKNEKLLKQIDKLITVTSLSDLLYFVENIRVKT
- the hisC gene encoding histidinol-phosphate transaminase, yielding MYLRNLAKIPNYVSGTKDVSCKLRLSSNENNYGPSPKVRELIRKISKDAYKYPNSSYFSLKEILSDHNKVSVDNIILGNGSDEIFLYLFFIFLDENSSIVTLEKTFTYYKILASIVGAEVIEARRGKNFSISCENILSSIRPSTKIVVFPSPDNPTGVITNRECLEKILGSISPNTLFILDEAYFQFVPEDKYWNSIELINKYDNLVVTRTFSKLYGLAGVRIGYGVCSSSITKIYEKVRMPFNLSLFASEVVKQALLDNEYYSRVLRQIVNDREKMKKSLKKLGIWVLEESYGNFVFIRGPQKLDEKLLNHGILIRNLKSFGYDETFYRITVGTTNQNKILIKTISKIVC
- a CDS encoding polymer-forming cytoskeletal protein; this encodes MADVRTTVYNTVIGENSFFEGRFMVNGSIRIDGKFEGEMLKVSQVTIGVKGKVKSNISAMSVIVEGILIGNIDAKVRVMLLPTSRVYGDITTPEIIIQQGVIFEGKIKIVQDRSISVRDEIERIYRGA